From a single Dendropsophus ebraccatus isolate aDenEbr1 chromosome 8, aDenEbr1.pat, whole genome shotgun sequence genomic region:
- the SSRP1 gene encoding FACT complex subunit SSRP1, whose product MADTLEFNDIYQEVKGSMNDGRLRLSKAGLMYKNSKTGKVENIAAAELAEGVWRRVALGHGIKLQTRAGHVYKYDGFREAEYEKISDFFKTHFHVDLVEKDMCVKGWNWGSARFGGQLLSFDIGEQPAFELPLSNVSQCTTGKNEVTLEFHQNDDSEVSLMEIRFYVPPTQEDGGDPVEAFAKNILSKADVIQATGDAVCIFRELQCLTPRGRYDIRIYPSFLHLHGKTFDYKIPYTTVLRLFLLPHKDQRQMFFVISLDPPIKQGQTRYHFLILLFSKDEDISLTLNMSEEEVEKRFEGKLKKNMSGCLYEMVSRVMKALVNRKITVPGNFQGHSGAQCITCSYKASSGLLYPLERGFIYVHKPPVHIRFDEVNCVNFARGTTTTRSFDFEIETKQGSQYTFSNIEREEYGKLFDFVNAKKLSIKNRGLKEGMKQPYDDYADSDDDQQHDAYLERMKEEGKIRENADSDDSGDETDESFNPGEEEDEVAEEFDSNPSASSSSAGSDEDEGEKKKKAKKPKIVKEKKPRKKAEGKKGKDPAAPKRPMSAYMLWLNASREKIKSENPGISITDLSKKAGEIWKSMGKDKKEEWDRKAEEAKRDYEKAMKEYNENTQSEAPKKDKKSKPEKKTAAKSEKRKSVKPASPARTPVKTNTVKSKEFVSSDESSSDESTRKKGSDDEEMASTPPSSNESGSD is encoded by the exons ATGGCCGACACGCTGGAGTTTAATGACATATACCAGGAGGTGAAGGGCTCCATG AACGACGGCCGCCTCCGGCTCTCTAAGGCCGGCCTCATGTACAAGAACAGTAAGACGGGGAAGGTGGAGAACATTGCGGCGGCGGAGTTGGCGGAGGGCGTGTGGCGCCGCGTGGCACTGGGACACGGCATCAAGCTGCAGACCCGCGCCGGTCATGTGTACAAATACGATGGCTTCAGGGAGGCG GAATACGAGAAGATTTCCGACTTCTTCAAGACGCATTTCCATGTGGATTTGGTGGAGAAGGACATGTGTGTGAAAGGCTGGAACTGGGGCAGCGCCAGGTTCGGGG GGCAGCTCCTCTCGTTCGATATCGGGGAGCAGCCGGCCTTTGAGCTCCCCCTCAGTAACGTCTCGCAGTGCACCACCGGCAAGAACGAGGTGACGCTGGAGTTCCACCAGAACGATGATTCGGAGGTTTCTCTCATGGAGATTCGCTTCTATGTCCCCCCCACACAAGAGGACGGTGGGGACCCCGTGGAG GCGTTTGCTAAGAACATCCTCTCCAAGGCGGACGTCATCCAGGCCACAGGCGACGCGGTGTGCATCTTCCGGGAGCTGCAGTGCCTCACCCCCCGCGGCCGCTACGACATCCGCATCTACCCCTCCTTCCTGCACCTGCACGGTAAAACCTTTGACTATAAGATCCCGTACACGACCGTCCTCCGGCTTTTCCTGCTGCCGCATAAGGATCAGCGACAGATGTTCTTCGTG aTCAGTCTGGATCCTCCCATCAAGCAGGGACAGACGCGCTACCACTTCCTCATCCTGCTCTTCTCCAAGGACGAGGACATCAGCCTGACCCTCAACATGAGCGA AGAAGAAGTTGAGAAGCGATTTGAAGGGAAACTGAAGAAGAACATGTCCGGGTGTCTGTACGAGATGGTCAGCCGCGTTATGAAGGCGCTGGTGAACCGCAAAATCACCGTCCCCGGAAACTTCCAGGG GCACTCGGGGGCGCAGTGCATCACCTGCTCCTACAAGGCCAGCTCCGGGCTGCTCTATCCTCTGGAGCGCGGCTTCATCTACGTGCACAAGCCGCCCGTCCACATCCGATTCGATGAGGTGAACTGCGTCAACTTCGCCCGCggcaccaccaccacccgctcctTCGACTTCGAAATCGAGACCAAGCAGGGATCACAGTACACGTTCAGCAACATTGAGAG GGAGGAATACGGGAAACTCTTTGACTTTGTGAACGCGAAGAAGCTGAGCATTAAGAACCGCGGCCTGAAAGAG GGTATGAAGCAGCCGTATGATGACTATGCCGACTCTGATGATGATCAGCAACATGACGCTTATCTGGAGAGAATGAAAGAAGAAGGGAAGATTCGGGAGAACGCAGACAGTGATGACTCTGGAGATGAGACAG ATGAATCGTTTAAccctggagaggaggaggatgaagttGCAGAAGA GTTTGACAGTAATCCCTCTGCCAGCTCATCCAGCGCTGGTAGCGATGAAGATGAAGgcgaaaagaagaaaaaagccaAGAAACCGAAAATTGTTAAAGAGAAAAAGCCAAGGAAAAAAGCTGAG GGTAAAAAAGGCAAAGACCCTGCTGCACCCAAACGTCCAATGTCTGCCTACATGTTGTGGCTGAACGCCAGTCGTGAGAAGATAAAGAGTGAAAATCCCGGGATCAGCATTACCGACTTGTCCAAAAAAGCAGGAGAGATATGGAAGAGCATGGGGAAGGATAAAAAGGAG GAATGGGATCGTAAAGCAGAAGAAGCCAAACGGGACTACGAGAAAGCCATGAAGGAATATAACGAGAACACCCAGTCAGAAGCCCCCAAAAA GGATAAGAAGTCAAAACCGGAGAAGAAGACGGCAGCGAAGTCTGAGAAGAGGAAATCTGTGAAACCTGCATCTCCAGCCAGAACTCCGGTCAAGACCAACACTGTTAAGAGCAAAGAATTTGTGTCCAGCGATGAGAGCAGCTCTGATGAAAGCACTCGTAAAAAG